From Pseudobdellovibrio exovorus JSS, a single genomic window includes:
- the mgtE gene encoding magnesium transporter — MQNDENQNPEVENTSTEETNDLSLLHDDNWSQLSKEDRKTHFESLNRTEAEEFFLNLTPADQYELIADLNHLQTRSWLRLLAPDDAADLIQEADADKKDEFLSLLDPQTKREVSALLAYAEDKAGGLMNSRFIRLRPNMNVDEAISYIRIQAKTQVETVYYSYVLDAEQHLVGVVSFRELFASASNKKVEEIMHTDVIQISVDMDQEHIGQVFSKYELMAIPVIDSNNKMVGIVTFDDIAQAVQEEATEDIHKIGAVETLDAPYLQISMTEMIKKRGGWLLILFVGEMFTASAMGYYEDILHRAVVLSMFLPLIISSGGNSGSQASTLIIRAMALGEVKLRDWWRVFIREIATGLCLGAALGLIGLLRIYFWPWREQIYGDHYGLLAVTVSASVIGVVLWGTISGSMLPFILRKFKLDPASASAPAVATIVDVTGVIIYFTVASMILKGTLL, encoded by the coding sequence ATGCAAAACGATGAAAACCAAAACCCTGAAGTTGAAAACACGTCCACAGAAGAAACGAACGATCTTTCCCTATTACACGATGACAACTGGTCCCAACTAAGTAAGGAAGATCGCAAAACTCACTTCGAATCTTTAAACAGAACCGAAGCTGAGGAATTTTTTTTAAATCTAACTCCGGCAGATCAGTATGAACTCATTGCAGACCTTAACCATCTGCAGACGCGTTCGTGGTTACGTCTTTTGGCTCCGGATGATGCCGCCGATTTAATTCAGGAAGCTGATGCAGATAAAAAAGATGAATTCCTTTCCTTGTTAGATCCACAGACAAAAAGGGAAGTATCTGCTCTCTTAGCCTATGCCGAAGATAAAGCCGGTGGTCTGATGAACTCGCGCTTTATACGCCTGCGCCCCAATATGAATGTAGATGAGGCCATCAGCTATATTCGTATTCAAGCCAAGACACAGGTGGAAACTGTATATTACTCTTATGTACTTGATGCCGAACAACATCTTGTCGGTGTGGTTTCATTTCGTGAACTCTTCGCTTCCGCTTCTAATAAAAAAGTGGAAGAGATCATGCATACCGATGTGATTCAAATTTCGGTGGACATGGACCAAGAGCATATCGGTCAGGTTTTTAGTAAGTATGAACTGATGGCTATTCCCGTTATCGACAGCAATAATAAAATGGTCGGTATCGTTACTTTCGATGATATCGCGCAAGCTGTTCAAGAGGAAGCAACAGAAGATATTCACAAAATCGGTGCGGTTGAGACTCTGGATGCCCCCTATTTACAAATTTCGATGACCGAGATGATTAAGAAAAGAGGCGGATGGCTTCTGATTCTATTTGTCGGTGAAATGTTCACAGCTAGCGCTATGGGCTACTATGAAGATATCCTTCATCGTGCTGTAGTTCTATCCATGTTCCTGCCTTTGATTATTAGCTCTGGTGGTAACTCAGGGTCTCAGGCCTCCACCTTGATCATTCGTGCGATGGCCTTAGGTGAAGTGAAGCTGCGTGACTGGTGGCGCGTATTTATCCGTGAAATTGCCACAGGACTTTGCTTGGGTGCGGCCCTCGGCTTGATCGGTCTTCTGCGTATTTACTTCTGGCCATGGCGTGAACAAATCTACGGCGACCACTATGGCCTTTTAGCTGTCACGGTATCTGCATCTGTTATTGGAGTTGTGCTTTGGGGAACAATTTCAGGATCTATGCTGCCGTTTATTCTTAGAAAATTTAAACTCGATCCCGCTTCAGCATCAGCCCCTGCAGTTGCCACGATTGTGGACGTCACAGGGGTTATTATTTACTTCACTGTTGCCAGTATGATTCTTAAGGGCACACTGCTTTAG
- the apaG gene encoding Co2+/Mg2+ efflux protein ApaG encodes MSLKKALNTEFQITTTTAYVESESAPDQHRFFFAYKITIKNVGSSTAQLMSRHWIITDALGHIEEVRGPGVVGLQPKITAGQSFEYDSACPLKTSSGSMRGFYHFVDEDGESFEVEIPEFYLIAPTAIH; translated from the coding sequence ATGAGTCTTAAAAAAGCGCTGAATACTGAATTTCAAATCACGACCACAACGGCCTATGTCGAATCTGAATCGGCGCCGGATCAACACCGCTTTTTCTTTGCATACAAAATCACGATTAAAAATGTAGGTTCAAGTACAGCTCAACTGATGAGCCGCCATTGGATCATCACAGATGCCTTAGGTCATATCGAAGAAGTTCGTGGCCCAGGAGTTGTTGGTTTACAGCCTAAAATCACAGCCGGACAGAGTTTTGAGTACGACAGCGCCTGCCCTTTGAAAACAAGTTCAGGCTCTATGCGTGGCTTTTATCATTTCGTAGATGAAGATGGTGAAAGTTTCGAAGTCGAAATTCCTGAGTTCTATCTTATTGCTCCAACAGCAATACACTGA
- a CDS encoding S8 family serine peptidase, whose translation MWKLNLSLVVGLSLSVVVPSALAQVSAPQTVTGEYIVKFKQQSSVSSAGLSKMAGTFGASVSVKNVFAASRMMHLKVNSEVARDALYANPDVEFIEPNYILSVNPVDVSPLGSAPQASDSYGQSRANVQVRDSWNIQKPYDSGNKVVVAVIDTGLDRGHLLFKDSGSIWENEKEKNGLAGVDDDGNGYVDDINGWNYVGSTGNVHDDNNHGTHVAGIVLGVGQDVMAYPVRESKVKILPLKFLDSKGAGSTANAVSAIYYAVAQGAKVINNSWGGPSYSQSLHEAYAYAYNNGVVIVSAAGNSNTNNDSTPMYPANINSPNNISVASTTDSDYKSSFSNYGVGSVHVAAPGSSILSSVPGSGCFAPGCYQMMSGTSMAAPFVAGLAALILREAPQLSSYQVKSIIEGSLDRVSGLSTVVSTSGRVNAYKAIINAKANVETPPWSPAYAPDYKTSRSTASAMEALPGAGCGLVKALVDKGGTGGGSGAWTLVAILMLPFAVAVALRNRKEAQTPATANRRVHDRFSVAKKAVLKANDQLIDITTADMSVGGISFKSDAGLNKGQIIELQFSEKSDEKLEAEVVWCSTKQEYGLRFLNVSESIKFQIQSWTQGLVPT comes from the coding sequence ATGTGGAAATTAAACTTAAGCCTAGTCGTGGGTCTCTCATTGTCTGTTGTCGTACCGAGTGCATTAGCACAGGTCAGCGCACCACAAACAGTGACTGGCGAATATATCGTTAAATTCAAACAGCAGTCCTCTGTGAGCAGCGCGGGATTAAGTAAGATGGCCGGAACCTTCGGCGCATCTGTATCTGTAAAGAATGTCTTTGCGGCGTCTCGTATGATGCATTTAAAGGTGAATAGCGAAGTGGCTCGCGATGCACTTTATGCTAACCCTGATGTTGAGTTTATTGAGCCTAACTATATATTAAGTGTGAATCCTGTTGATGTGAGCCCATTAGGGTCTGCTCCGCAGGCTTCTGATAGTTATGGTCAGTCACGTGCTAATGTGCAAGTTCGTGATTCGTGGAATATCCAAAAGCCTTATGACAGTGGTAACAAAGTCGTTGTTGCGGTTATTGATACGGGTTTAGATCGCGGACATCTTTTATTTAAAGATTCAGGTTCTATCTGGGAAAATGAAAAGGAAAAGAATGGCCTTGCAGGTGTGGATGATGATGGAAACGGCTACGTAGATGATATTAATGGTTGGAACTATGTAGGGAGCACTGGAAACGTACACGACGATAATAACCACGGAACACATGTGGCGGGTATCGTTTTAGGTGTGGGCCAAGACGTTATGGCGTACCCTGTGCGTGAATCAAAGGTAAAAATCTTACCTCTAAAGTTTTTAGATTCTAAAGGCGCTGGTTCAACAGCCAATGCAGTCAGCGCGATTTATTATGCTGTCGCTCAAGGAGCTAAGGTCATCAACAACTCTTGGGGTGGACCTTCTTATTCACAATCTCTACATGAAGCTTATGCTTATGCTTACAATAATGGTGTTGTGATTGTTTCAGCTGCGGGGAACTCGAATACAAATAATGATTCGACTCCGATGTATCCGGCAAATATTAATTCTCCGAATAATATCAGTGTCGCTTCAACGACAGATTCAGACTATAAATCATCATTCTCGAACTATGGAGTGGGCAGTGTGCATGTAGCAGCTCCGGGCTCTTCAATTTTGAGCTCTGTTCCTGGTAGTGGATGTTTTGCTCCAGGTTGTTATCAGATGATGTCGGGGACTTCAATGGCGGCTCCATTTGTAGCAGGTCTTGCCGCTTTGATCCTGCGTGAAGCTCCACAGTTATCTTCGTACCAAGTTAAAAGTATTATCGAAGGGTCTTTGGACCGCGTTAGTGGTTTATCGACTGTAGTGTCGACATCTGGTCGCGTGAATGCTTATAAAGCGATTATCAATGCTAAAGCCAATGTAGAGACACCTCCGTGGTCGCCGGCTTATGCTCCAGATTATAAAACAAGTCGTAGCACGGCCTCAGCTATGGAAGCTCTTCCAGGCGCAGGTTGTGGTTTAGTGAAAGCGTTAGTGGATAAAGGTGGTACTGGTGGTGGTTCTGGAGCATGGACTCTGGTCGCTATCTTAATGTTGCCATTCGCTGTCGCAGTAGCTTTAAGAAATAGAAAAGAAGCACAAACTCCAGCGACTGCAAACAGACGTGTTCACGATCGTTTCTCGGTAGCTAAAAAAGCAGTTCTGAAAGCAAACGATCAATTAATTGATATCACAACGGCGGATATGTCGGTGGGTGGTATCTCGTTCAAATCGGATGCTGGTTTAAATAAAGGTCAGATCATCGAATTACAATTCAGCGAAAAGTCCGATGAAAAATTAGAAGCCGAAGTTGTATGGTGTTCAACTAAACAAGAGTATGGATTAAGGTTCTTGAATGTATCGGAAAGCATTAAGTTCCAGATCCAATCTTGGACTCAAGGTTTAGTGCCGACATAA
- a CDS encoding DUF502 domain-containing protein: protein MNKLQKIFASGLITFLPLAVTIYIVYAGVTIVENLLGNLLRTILPTQYYIPGFGFLSTLILIFLLGLLLNNFVTAGLFQRLQEKLTEVPLIKVVYSPLRDLMNLFSRKQGGNALQKVVLVKFDGGQKEILGLVTRESFQDVDKNLQIGADKIAVYIPMSYGLGGYTLLIPKSQVIPIDIPVEKAMSLALTAWIKTDSQPKS from the coding sequence ATGAACAAACTTCAGAAGATTTTTGCCAGTGGTCTCATCACCTTCTTACCTCTAGCGGTTACCATCTATATAGTATATGCCGGTGTCACCATTGTTGAAAATTTACTAGGTAATTTACTCAGAACCATCTTACCTACCCAGTACTACATCCCAGGATTCGGTTTTTTAAGCACTCTTATTTTAATCTTCTTATTAGGTCTCTTGTTAAATAATTTTGTTACAGCAGGTCTTTTTCAACGCCTTCAAGAAAAATTGACAGAAGTGCCACTTATTAAGGTCGTTTATTCCCCACTGCGCGATCTGATGAACCTGTTTTCCCGCAAGCAAGGTGGAAATGCGCTACAAAAAGTTGTACTTGTTAAATTTGATGGCGGACAAAAAGAGATCTTGGGTTTAGTTACACGTGAAAGCTTTCAAGATGTGGACAAAAACCTACAGATCGGCGCCGATAAAATTGCCGTTTATATTCCCATGAGCTACGGCTTAGGTGGTTATACCCTTTTGATTCCTAAATCTCAGGTTATTCCTATCGACATACCTGTAGAAAAAGCCATGAGTTTGGCTTTAACTGCATGGATTAAAACAGACTCTCAACCGAAAAGTTAA
- a CDS encoding endonuclease/exonuclease/phosphatase family protein, whose product MTSRATNNSPPLPSPSRLKLGLFNAENLFLLFDHEIPPHYQKMNEAQWQKLSSSVYENKSLDKCLQIAQLIKEQSPDIMMLCEVGGLESLQNFNKLFLEQLYQPVLIEGNSDRNIDVGFLIKKQSPFFFDINSNRHYPLELVYPHESQSLQSGYSSAVSHLFSRDCVELRLFTNDRENPYLLILLTHLKSRLDPEKIDPGGTEKRGAELKAVVNIYKNIRQQWPEVPVILAGDMNGYAGEPNPDPEFSLLYNETDLKDVLEVSQINSERRFTFYQIKSGGRSEGKQIDYCFLSPELHSCVRHAETAVYQYKDEFGFDIDRPKTMEEKLRLPSDHYPIFFTLENLKV is encoded by the coding sequence ATGACATCCAGAGCAACCAATAACAGCCCACCTCTGCCTTCTCCGTCACGCCTTAAATTGGGGCTGTTTAATGCTGAAAATCTATTCCTGCTGTTTGACCACGAAATCCCGCCACATTATCAAAAAATGAATGAGGCTCAGTGGCAGAAGCTATCCAGTTCTGTTTATGAAAATAAATCTTTGGATAAATGTCTGCAGATCGCTCAACTGATTAAAGAGCAGTCTCCGGACATTATGATGCTTTGTGAGGTCGGCGGCCTTGAGTCCTTGCAAAACTTCAACAAGCTCTTCCTTGAACAGCTTTATCAGCCCGTACTGATCGAAGGTAACTCTGATCGCAATATTGATGTGGGATTTCTGATCAAAAAACAAAGTCCCTTCTTTTTTGATATCAACAGCAACCGCCACTACCCGCTAGAACTTGTCTACCCACACGAAAGCCAATCTTTACAATCAGGCTACTCTTCTGCAGTCAGCCATCTTTTTTCTCGCGATTGTGTTGAGTTGCGACTTTTTACAAATGACCGAGAAAATCCCTATCTTTTGATTTTATTAACGCATTTAAAGTCGCGCCTAGATCCAGAAAAAATTGATCCCGGAGGAACTGAAAAGCGTGGTGCAGAGCTTAAAGCCGTCGTGAATATCTACAAAAATATCCGACAGCAATGGCCAGAGGTCCCTGTTATTTTAGCTGGTGATATGAATGGCTATGCTGGCGAGCCTAACCCCGATCCTGAATTTTCACTTCTTTATAACGAAACTGATCTTAAGGATGTACTTGAAGTCAGCCAGATAAATAGCGAAAGACGTTTTACTTTCTACCAAATCAAAAGCGGCGGACGCTCGGAAGGAAAGCAAATAGACTATTGTTTCTTATCACCCGAGCTGCACTCGTGCGTACGTCACGCGGAAACAGCTGTGTATCAATATAAAGACGAATTTGGTTTTGATATTGATCGCCCCAAAACAATGGAAGAAAAATTGCGCTTACCTTCAGATCATTACCCCATCTTCTTTACTCTTGAAAATCTAAAAGTTTGA
- a CDS encoding ABC transporter ATP-binding protein, whose translation MRNSPSTAYSKTVYDTLLQAYRPFLFRIIFLILIGFLGRYLIISNAQVIGDFLDKTPEINRTNLTSLFYQLLGLIIASFILTVLFRTLLSRLSALAVSRIYDETTYRVSRFPISFFESQPVGKITTRFSSDYGNVFRLFGGPLAEFLSILFDLVSIIILMVLVHPYFLVTALSSAVIYYFILSKNQTKLRQTRRQLSVLRAPSISHFSETVQGATIIRQNEKKNTFIQKFSEYDSQYLTAKWSVFWRVTRFSFELNVVSSLLFAVNAFLCMYLIHQGVIGIGLTSVVLSFTLLSTNTLQMFFEWFSQFEEALTGVEKMDEYIRSPIESGIKLPAYSDFSTSHPKKEKTLTQKTEEVLPHLNQEQIQVENLCFKYPTSDHLILDQVSFKLKQGEKLGIIGRTGSGKTTLIAVLLKLYPFEKGAILVNGINEADTEKHRSLFSVISQDQLFLTGTIRDNLDLFKKKSNQELEDVLKRVGLRRALTDPVIERGQNLSYGEKQLLSLARGLLQNAQIFIFDEATSNVDPQSESLMNKALTDVLFDKTQIRIAHRLQTVEDCNQILWLDSGKVKKLGPAKEVLEAFTESR comes from the coding sequence ATGAGGAATTCACCCTCTACCGCTTATTCTAAAACGGTCTACGATACTCTTCTGCAAGCGTATCGCCCGTTTTTATTCCGTATTATTTTCCTTATCTTGATTGGTTTTCTAGGACGTTATTTAATCATCTCGAATGCTCAGGTTATCGGTGACTTCTTAGATAAAACTCCTGAGATCAATCGCACAAATCTGACATCGCTGTTCTATCAGCTCTTAGGCTTGATCATCGCTTCATTTATATTAACAGTTTTGTTCCGTACCCTACTTTCACGCCTATCCGCTCTGGCTGTTTCACGTATTTATGATGAAACAACGTATCGTGTCTCACGCTTCCCGATTTCATTCTTTGAAAGTCAGCCCGTAGGAAAGATCACCACGCGCTTTTCAAGTGACTATGGAAATGTCTTCCGATTGTTCGGAGGCCCTTTAGCCGAGTTCCTATCAATTTTATTCGATCTGGTCTCGATCATTATTTTGATGGTTTTGGTCCATCCTTATTTCCTCGTCACGGCATTAAGCTCTGCTGTGATTTACTATTTTATTCTATCAAAAAATCAAACAAAACTACGCCAAACACGACGACAGCTATCTGTCTTGCGGGCGCCTTCTATTTCTCACTTCTCTGAAACGGTTCAAGGGGCGACGATTATTCGTCAGAATGAAAAGAAAAATACTTTTATTCAAAAATTTTCTGAATACGATTCTCAATATCTTACAGCAAAATGGAGCGTCTTCTGGCGCGTAACGCGCTTTTCATTTGAACTGAATGTGGTGTCGTCACTTCTTTTCGCCGTCAATGCGTTCCTGTGTATGTACCTCATTCATCAGGGAGTTATCGGTATCGGCTTAACCAGTGTGGTTTTAAGCTTCACTCTACTATCGACAAATACGTTACAGATGTTCTTCGAATGGTTTTCGCAGTTTGAAGAGGCCTTAACTGGTGTGGAAAAAATGGATGAGTACATTCGTTCGCCAATAGAGTCTGGCATAAAACTTCCCGCTTACTCTGACTTTTCGACGTCGCACCCTAAAAAAGAAAAAACTCTGACTCAAAAGACGGAGGAAGTACTTCCGCATTTGAATCAAGAGCAAATTCAAGTTGAAAACCTTTGCTTCAAATATCCTACTTCGGATCACTTGATTTTAGATCAGGTTTCTTTCAAGTTGAAGCAAGGTGAAAAACTGGGAATTATTGGGCGCACTGGCTCTGGCAAAACTACACTGATTGCTGTGCTTTTAAAACTCTATCCATTTGAAAAAGGTGCTATCCTTGTCAATGGTATCAACGAAGCCGATACAGAAAAACATCGCTCTTTATTCTCTGTTATATCGCAAGATCAGCTCTTCTTAACTGGTACTATTCGTGACAATTTGGATTTATTTAAAAAGAAGTCTAACCAAGAGCTAGAAGATGTCTTGAAACGCGTGGGCTTAAGACGTGCCCTCACTGATCCTGTCATCGAGCGCGGACAAAATCTTTCCTATGGTGAAAAACAGCTCTTAAGTCTGGCGCGCGGTCTACTGCAGAATGCTCAAATCTTTATTTTCGACGAGGCGACCTCGAACGTCGATCCACAGTCGGAAAGTCTAATGAACAAGGCTCTGACCGATGTTCTTTTTGATAAAACTCAGATTCGCATTGCCCATCGTCTTCAGACAGTTGAGGATTGCAATCAAATCCTGTGGCTCGATTCAGGTAAAGTGAAAAAGCTAGGTCCTGCCAAAGAAGTTCTTGAGGCCTTTACAGAATCAAGATAG
- a CDS encoding OmpA family protein yields the protein MMKLVLLVILSFGISVQAQRFELGVGAGTTHPVQGETFRNTAKTGDGRNYWLGYGFNKNWGVELGYDDFDFDGTNSKHQAYNLSGVYRFLAEKTVHPIAKLGVSSVDSKNITGEKTNSIGGKAAAGIEADFRYISIGALFNYHYIQKSDKVADLKDTQAFIPSLFLTIHNAVDTGVKASQPVAPVAVVERKDSDGDGIYDEDDQCPNTPAGVVTNEIGCSEKEKASVRLNIEFATGKADILPQHASEIQKVANFMKRFPQTKVEVAGHTDNRGSAAVNNALSQKRADSVLAALVKEGVEEGRLTAKGYGSAHPIADNNTAAGREQNRRVTADITVVTDKKK from the coding sequence ATGATGAAACTTGTTTTGTTAGTAATTTTGTCTTTCGGGATCTCAGTTCAAGCTCAACGTTTTGAGTTAGGGGTTGGAGCAGGTACAACTCACCCAGTACAGGGTGAAACTTTCCGTAACACGGCTAAAACTGGTGATGGCCGCAATTACTGGTTAGGCTACGGTTTTAACAAAAACTGGGGTGTAGAATTAGGTTATGATGATTTCGATTTTGATGGAACGAACTCTAAACACCAAGCTTACAACTTAAGTGGTGTGTACCGTTTCTTAGCTGAAAAAACAGTTCATCCGATTGCTAAATTGGGTGTGAGCTCTGTCGATTCAAAAAACATCACAGGCGAAAAAACTAACTCAATCGGTGGAAAAGCGGCAGCTGGTATCGAAGCTGATTTCCGTTATATCTCTATCGGTGCTTTGTTCAACTACCACTACATTCAAAAAAGCGATAAAGTGGCTGACCTTAAAGACACTCAAGCTTTTATCCCAAGCTTATTCTTAACTATTCACAATGCGGTTGATACTGGCGTTAAAGCTAGCCAACCAGTAGCTCCAGTAGCTGTTGTTGAAAGAAAAGATAGCGACGGAGATGGAATCTATGACGAAGACGATCAATGTCCAAATACACCAGCGGGTGTTGTAACAAACGAAATCGGTTGCTCTGAAAAAGAAAAAGCTTCTGTTCGTTTGAACATTGAATTTGCTACAGGCAAAGCTGATATCTTACCTCAGCACGCTTCTGAAATTCAAAAAGTAGCGAACTTCATGAAACGCTTCCCTCAAACAAAAGTAGAAGTTGCTGGTCACACAGATAATCGTGGTTCTGCAGCTGTAAACAACGCTCTTTCTCAAAAACGTGCTGATTCAGTTTTAGCAGCTTTAGTAAAAGAGGGTGTTGAAGAGGGTCGTTTAACTGCTAAAGGTTACGGTTCTGCTCATCCAATCGCAGACAACAATACAGCAGCAGGCCGCGAGCAAAACCGCCGTGTAACTGCTGATATCACTGTTGTTACTGATAAAAAGAAATAA
- a CDS encoding leucyl aminopeptidase family protein, translated as MKIATVLKPYFQIEIGKNEKSQGIVYVLGGKSKEKVQTAYKKIVEADALTEQKNLLLKSEKKVQYFQGKTSHIWIVQLPTAEVSASESTYTYVRDQLGSLVSQFKTYQLDSISLILEHVDVQAARAGVIGLELAAYNFLQCYKGTDAKFPRVTLQVAGSADKKINRQFLKDAQDEALAVQWARHLVNLPPNVVNPESVEQFVKSVFGKSAGVKLEVWDHKKLKAEGMGLHLAVGMGSDTPPRMIRICYRPKTKSSKKPIAFVGKGITFDTGGLDIKPSSAMRLMKKDMGGSAAVLGLAYWVINSGYKRACDFYLALAENSVDAKAMRPGDIYKSRAGHLVEIDNTDAEGRLVLADVMDVAATQKGKDAPEFLIDVATLTGAIKVALGTDIAGLFSNDDQLAQELQSAGQAAGDYSWRMPLHQKYFTSLSSSFADFRNSADGFGGAITAALFLEKYSGGVKWAHLDVYSWNDRPNGALTTVGGSGQPVQALIEWLKQKV; from the coding sequence ATGAAAATAGCTACAGTGTTAAAACCATATTTTCAAATTGAAATAGGAAAAAACGAAAAATCTCAAGGCATAGTCTATGTTTTAGGTGGCAAATCTAAAGAGAAAGTTCAGACAGCTTATAAAAAAATTGTAGAAGCTGACGCGCTAACTGAGCAAAAAAACTTACTTCTTAAGAGCGAAAAGAAAGTTCAATACTTCCAAGGTAAAACGTCACATATCTGGATTGTGCAATTACCTACAGCCGAAGTTAGTGCCTCTGAATCTACTTATACTTATGTACGTGATCAATTAGGCTCTTTGGTTTCGCAATTTAAAACGTATCAACTAGATTCGATCTCTTTAATTTTGGAACACGTAGATGTTCAAGCTGCGCGTGCAGGTGTTATCGGATTGGAACTCGCAGCCTACAATTTCTTGCAATGCTATAAAGGTACAGATGCTAAGTTTCCCCGTGTGACATTACAGGTAGCGGGCAGTGCAGACAAAAAAATCAATCGTCAGTTTTTAAAGGACGCTCAGGATGAGGCCTTAGCCGTACAGTGGGCTCGTCATTTGGTGAATCTGCCACCGAATGTGGTCAACCCTGAAAGTGTAGAGCAGTTTGTAAAAAGTGTATTTGGTAAATCTGCCGGAGTTAAATTAGAGGTATGGGATCATAAAAAACTAAAAGCTGAAGGCATGGGTCTACACTTAGCTGTCGGTATGGGATCAGATACTCCTCCGCGCATGATTCGCATTTGCTATCGCCCTAAGACAAAGAGTTCTAAAAAACCAATTGCCTTCGTTGGTAAAGGCATCACTTTTGATACAGGTGGATTAGATATTAAACCTTCATCGGCTATGCGCTTGATGAAAAAAGATATGGGTGGATCAGCAGCAGTTTTAGGGCTGGCGTATTGGGTGATTAACTCTGGATACAAACGTGCCTGTGATTTCTATCTGGCTTTAGCGGAAAACAGTGTGGATGCAAAGGCGATGCGACCGGGTGATATCTACAAATCACGTGCGGGCCATCTTGTTGAAATTGACAATACAGATGCAGAAGGCCGATTGGTGCTAGCCGATGTAATGGATGTGGCGGCAACTCAGAAAGGGAAAGATGCTCCTGAGTTTTTGATTGATGTGGCCACACTGACTGGTGCGATTAAAGTGGCATTAGGAACAGATATCGCAGGACTATTCAGTAATGATGATCAACTCGCGCAGGAGCTTCAGTCTGCGGGGCAAGCTGCCGGAGACTATAGCTGGAGAATGCCATTGCATCAAAAATACTTTACGTCATTATCATCTTCATTTGCTGACTTTAGAAACTCTGCGGATGGCTTTGGTGGCGCGATTACAGCGGCCTTATTTTTAGAAAAATACAGTGGTGGAGTGAAGTGGGCCCATCTCGATGTGTACAGTTGGAATGACAGACCCAATGGAGCTCTTACAACAGTGGGTGGAAGTGGTCAGCCTGTTCAAGCTCTGATTGAATGGTTAAAACAGAAGGTTTAA